In the Panthera uncia isolate 11264 chromosome B1, Puncia_PCG_1.0, whole genome shotgun sequence genome, TGGGGACCAAGTCAgccaaatatttatgaaaactatCCAAATCCTAACATCCGAAATTTTCCTGCAGGAAGACAATGGCGTCCCACTGGTACTATCATGGGGCGTAGACAGAATGGGCCTTTTTACAGAAATCAACAGGTTCAAAGGGGTCCTCGGTGGAACTCCTTTGGTTTGGAAGGCAAACAAGCATTTCGTTCAGGAAATCCAATTTATCGCAAAGCTTATGCTTCTACTGCAAGAGGCAATTCTCCCACTCATGCAGGAAATCCAGGAAATGTCAGAAGAAAGCCTCAGGGACCAAATAAACACCCTATGGGAACCAATGTTGCTCCTCTGGGTCCCAAACATGGTACTGTTGTCCGCAAtgaaaaaatccaaaatccagCAGAGAAGCCAGTAGgtccaaaagaaagaatagtcaTTCCTACAAGAGATCCATCTGGCCCCTGGAGAAATTCTCAAGATTATGGAGTTAATAAATCAAACTATAAACTGCCTCATCCTGAGAGTAACATGCTAGTCCCAAATTTTAATTCTGTTGGTCAACATGAAAACTCTTATTACCCAAGAGGAGAGTCCAAAAGAGCCCCAAATTCTGATGGACAAACCCAAAGCCAGAATTTGCCCAAAGGGATTATTTTGGAGCCAAGAAGAATCCCTTATGAATCAGAAACTAATCGACCAGAATTAAAGCACAGTACATATCAACGTGTATACCCTAAGGAAATCCCTTCCACTGCAAGAGAACATTTTCCTGctggaagaaatatttggaaTCATCAAGGAATCTCTCCACCTATTAAGGAAGATCCCGGGATGCAGGAAGAACACTTACTTCATCCTTCCCATGGCTCAAGGGGAGGTGTTTACTACCCTGACTATAACTCTTATAATCCCAGGGAAAACTCACCATACCTTAGAAGCAATACATGGGATGAGAGAGATGATTCTCCCAATACTATGGGGCAACCCAAAAATTCACTGTACCCCATGAATACTCCAGACCTGAAAGAAACAGTCCCTTATAATGAAGAGGACCCAATTGATCCAACTGGAGATGAAACTTTTCCAGGACAAAGTAGATGGGGTATGGAGGAGCCGAGCTTTAAAGAAGGGCCAACAGTTAGGCACTATGAAGGCGAGCAATATACCTCAAATCAACCAAAAGAATACCTTCCCTATTCCTTAGATAATCCATCAAAACCCAGGGAGGATTTCCCTTATGGTGAATTTTATCCCTGGAGCCAAGATGAGAATTTTCCATCATATAATACAGCTCCCAGTGTACCACCACCTGTGGAGAGCAGGGGCTATTATGCTAATAATGCTGTTGGACAGGAAGAAAGCACTCTGTTCCCCTCTTGGAACTCCTGGGACCATGAGATTCAAGcccaagggcagaaagaaagaaggccatATTTTAACAGAAACTTCTGGGATCGGCCAACAACTTTACACAAAGCTCCCCCTAGTCCACCACATGAGAAAGAGAACCAGCCTTATCCTAGCAATTCCCCAGCTGGGCTTCAGAAAAGTCCAACATGGCATGAAAGTGAGAATTTGAATTATGGCATGCAAATTACTAGGATAAATTCACCAGAGAGAGAACAGTTGTCTTTCCCAGACTTAATTCCTCCAAGTTACCCATCAGGTCAAAAAGAAGCGCATGTATTTCATCTAAGCCAGAGAGGCCCTTGCTGTGCTGGCAGCTCCACAGGACACAAAGAAGATCCACTTGCTCTACAGGACTACACTCCATCCTTTGGTCTTGCACCAGGGGAGAACCAAGACACCAGTCCTCCGTATACAGAAGATAGTCATACTAAACATGCAAGACATACCATCTCCCCTCCAAGCAACCTACCTGGCCAAAGAAACAGCTCAGAGAAAAGACTGCCTGGAGAAAGTGAAAACCCAAGTCCTTTTAGAGATGATGTGTCCACCCTGAGGAGGAACACACCATGTTCCATGAAGAATCAGCTGAGCCAAAGGGGAATTATGCCCTTTCCTGAAGCCAGTTCCCTTCAATCAAAGAATATGCCTTGCCTCAAAAGTGATCTTGGAGGAGATGGGGACAATGTTTTGgaacaaatatttgaaggcaACCAGCTCAATGAAAGAACTGTTGACCTTACTCCTGAGCAGCTTGTTATGGGTACACCTGATGAAGCCCCCAATCCAGAAGGAATCCAAAGTGAAGTACAAGGAAATGAGGGTGAAAGGCAGCAACAAAGACCATCAAGCATCCTGCAGTTACCATGCTTTGGCTCCAAATTGGCAAAGTATCATTCCTCCAGCACTGGAACTCCATCTGGCATTGGAAGG is a window encoding:
- the ENAM gene encoding enamelin, yielding MLLFQHSRGATLPKLDNLVPSGKMKILLVFLGLLGNSIAMPMQMPRMPGFSSKSEEMMRYGQFNFMNSPHMAQLGPLYGNGLPQLFPQYQMPMWPQPPPNTGRPQKPSSPSAPKRQKSKTDQAPETQKTNQPQPKKPPPKRPLKQPSPTPAQPEDEAQPPQAFPPFGNGLFLYQQPPWQVPHRVPPGFGRPPVSNEEGGNPYFGYFGYQGFGGRPPYYSEEMFEQDFEKPKEKDPPKAESPATEPSGNSTGPETNSTQPNAPGGSQGGNDTSPTGNSGHGSNTVSNPTAQNGIISPPTVNVSGQGVPRTQISWGPSQPNIYENYPNPNIRNFPAGRQWRPTGTIMGRRQNGPFYRNQQVQRGPRWNSFGLEGKQAFRSGNPIYRKAYASTARGNSPTHAGNPGNVRRKPQGPNKHPMGTNVAPLGPKHGTVVRNEKIQNPAEKPVGPKERIVIPTRDPSGPWRNSQDYGVNKSNYKLPHPESNMLVPNFNSVGQHENSYYPRGESKRAPNSDGQTQSQNLPKGIILEPRRIPYESETNRPELKHSTYQRVYPKEIPSTAREHFPAGRNIWNHQGISPPIKEDPGMQEEHLLHPSHGSRGGVYYPDYNSYNPRENSPYLRSNTWDERDDSPNTMGQPKNSLYPMNTPDLKETVPYNEEDPIDPTGDETFPGQSRWGMEEPSFKEGPTVRHYEGEQYTSNQPKEYLPYSLDNPSKPREDFPYGEFYPWSQDENFPSYNTAPSVPPPVESRGYYANNAVGQEESTLFPSWNSWDHEIQAQGQKERRPYFNRNFWDRPTTLHKAPPSPPHEKENQPYPSNSPAGLQKSPTWHESENLNYGMQITRINSPEREQLSFPDLIPPSYPSGQKEAHVFHLSQRGPCCAGSSTGHKEDPLALQDYTPSFGLAPGENQDTSPPYTEDSHTKHARHTISPPSNLPGQRNSSEKRLPGESENPSPFRDDVSTLRRNTPCSMKNQLSQRGIMPFPEASSLQSKNMPCLKSDLGGDGDNVLEQIFEGNQLNERTVDLTPEQLVMGTPDEAPNPEGIQSEVQGNEGERQQQRPSSILQLPCFGSKLAKYHSSSTGTPSGIGRQGPFDEDPITPTESPNSLSRLATGAQFQSINVDPLNADEHISFDSLQIETNPQDHVQDCLLLQA